GGGTCGAGGATCTTGTCGACCTCACGAATGAGGCACAGGCCAGCGAGCAGTTCCAGCAGTGGCTTGACGTGCAGTCGAAGTTCCACGACTACAGCGCTCGGAACACCCTACTCATCAAGCTCCAGTGTCCCGAAGCAACCCGCGTTGCGGGCTACAATACGTGGCAAGACGAGTTCGACCGGTACGTCCAGCAAGGGGAGGACGCGATCTGGATCTGGGCTCCGATCATCACGAAGAAGTGCCCCGGGTGCGGCAACTCGCCATCGTATCACGAGAACACGGACTGTGAGTACGACGAGACAGATCCCGAGCAGTGGCGTCGAGGGCTAGTCGGATTCCGGCCAACGTCGGTGTTCGATGTTTCCCAGACCGAAGGCGAGCCGCTTCCCGAACTGGAGACGGAAGCTCACGGCGACCCTGATGGACTCGTTGAAGACCTGTTGGATGCAACCGACGAGATCGGCGTCGACGCACGAATCGTCGCTCCAGCGGAGTGGGAACATGGGTCTGCTCGGGGCGTCTGCCAGCGTCGGAGCGTGATGACCACGAATCCAATGGTCGAAGCGGTCGACCGAGACAATCGGGCCGCTCTTGTGAGTACACTCATCCACGAGTTCGCCCACGCTGCTCTTCACTTCGATGTCGACGACGAGACGGAGCGGTCGAAGCGAGAGGTCGAAGCCGAGGCGGTCGCTTATGTCGTAAGTCGCCATTTCGAGTTGGACCC
The Haloarcula sp. CBA1129 genome window above contains:
- a CDS encoding ArdC-like ssDNA-binding domain-containing protein, encoding MSTLQSDTPEQSSQQTTCTFDDSDSRDDEIREQLDSWVEDLVDLTNEAQASEQFQQWLDVQSKFHDYSARNTLLIKLQCPEATRVAGYNTWQDEFDRYVQQGEDAIWIWAPIITKKCPGCGNSPSYHENTDCEYDETDPEQWRRGLVGFRPTSVFDVSQTEGEPLPELETEAHGDPDGLVEDLLDATDEIGVDARIVAPAEWEHGSARGVCQRRSVMTTNPMVEAVDRDNRAALVSTLIHEFAHAALHFDVDDETERSKREVEAEAVAYVVSRHFELDPENSAFYLAAWDGDAPETLQDRLNRISSTAAELIDAVEGES